TCCGCATAGCCGCCACCGGAGTTCCGCTGCTAACCAAGCCGCAACCGGCCAAGGTCGCTGCCACCGAACGCTGCCCTGGTacgcccaacccccccccccccccccccccaatatatACACCTCATACTCtacgtgttcgatgaaatgtcagAGCCAGTTTTTTGTTCTTTGAGTCATTATTTCTAGGTCACTGATGGATTCTTCGTGGAATGATGGCTATGGGAACCCCGACCTTGACGAATTCATATTCAACAAGTTCATCGCCTCGTTGGATTTGGACAATGAGGATGctgaaatgatgatgatgatgatgccgatgatgatgagcatccaagaggagttggagaaggaagaggagaaTGTTTTGAACTTCAAGGGTTCCATAAAGGTCCGGGGAGTTATTCCTCGTGATAGGATTGCCGGTGCAAGGATTTTGTACACTTCACGGAGGACACAACATTCTCTGAAAGTTTCTTTTGAGGCCGTTGCCGAATGAGCATAAATTTGTTCTTGTGTATAGTGGTTGTCGTGGAGAAGGCTCATGGGAACTTCAAGCCGAGAAGGATTGTTGTGCACAACTTTCTTTCCCTCCTCCGTAGAAATGCACGACTGCTCTCATGATGCTTGCTTGTGGGAAGGTGGTAGATGCAATTGATACCAAAATTAGGATGGGAGGGAGCACGGTCCTGGCGACCAAGTTGCAATTTACACGCATTGAGCTGAAGGTGTTTGAAGCAGTGTACCTGAGGGATCCAACCGTGGACGACACGGAAAAATTGTTGGCAATTGGAGCATCAAGAGGACTCCCAAGTATGTAAGGTTCAGTTGATTGCGTGCAGTGGCAATGGAAGAACTTTTCAAAAGGTTTGTGTGGGCAATACCAAGGTCACGTTAGAGAAGCCACTATCAGATACATGCAATGACTTGTGGATTTGGCGTTCTTTCTTTTGCACACCAGATACATGCAATGACATTAATGTGCTCCAGTTATCTCCTTTGTTCAAGAGACTGTGATGGGGAAGCTCCACCATGCAACTACACCATCAACAGACACAACTACAATATGGGGTACTACCTTTCCAATGGTATCTATTAATTCCCAGTTGATGGTGTTTGTGAAAACCATATCTGATCCCCAAGGCAACAACCAAAGCAGCTTTGCAACAATGCAAGAGgcagctaggaaggatgtggagagagtACATGGAGTGCTCTAAGCTCGTTGGGGTATTGTACATGGAGATGTGATATTGTGGGAAGGAGACACTTTGGCGGCTCATGTCATGTTGTGTAATCTTGCTCAACATGATTGTCATGGATGAGGGTGAATGGGCAGCTTGCACGTATGATTTTGAGAAGCTCGGAACTCTTGTCTGCCCTCCAGAACAAGAGGCAGAGAGCATTGCCAAATTTCTGAAGATGCATCGACAACTACGAGATCAACATGTGCATATGCCAATTCTGAATGATCTTGCAGAGATATGTGGGTCCACATTGAAAATCAGTAAACTTTGCTTCTAATTTATCAATTATGCACTATGAAGAATTTTATGTTTGAACTATGTTAGGATTATTTGTAttcttatttttttgaaaaaagaatTGTATTCTTACGCACGAACAATTTATATTTGTATGCACCAAACTAAACCCAGGCATGGACAgcccggcccaagcccggcccgaaaaacccgggccgggccgggccgggcttgacgTTCGGGTCGGGCTCGGGCCTTGTTTTGCAGCCTGAaagatagttcgggccgggctcgggcttcactTTTCATGTATTTCGGGCGGGCTTTcaggcttcgggccgggcttgcacgtgcgTACACTGAAAAATAgcgttcgggccgggctttcgggcttcgggcttcatttcgggccgggctcgggcttgaaaacaaggagtatttcgggcttcgggctgggctcgggcttgagaaatgaaggccgggcggcccggcccgacgtttgcccgggTTTACACCAAACTATGTTTGGGCTAGATGATCAACGTGCATGTGTTGATGTTTTGAAAATAGATATTGTGGTTGCAAACGGCAATATTTGAGGCCCGTTCGGTCCCTTGAACTCTTCTTACTTTTCTTACTTTGTACAGTAAGTACGCACGATTCAATCAAACAAATATTGTGAATCAACTTGTCGGACGAGAGCTCCGAGCATCGACAACGGGATTGATGATTGATGGCTTGACGTGCCGACGGCTCCTGCCTCGTGCCAAGTTGGATACAAACAAAAGCTGTCGTCGATGCCAAGCAGACAGTCGACCCAACCCATCGTGGGAAAGAAGCGAACCGACGACGACCTCGCATTCCTCATCAGGCAAACGCGCACACGACACAGTCTTCCAACGCTAGCTCGCTCCCCGTCGTCAGCCGCCCATGGAGAACGGCGGCGAGGCGAAGTGGCGCTTCGGGGCGGGGAACCCGGCGGTCCAGGCGAGTGGCCGGCAGAGCCTCCGCGCCCTCGTCACCCGCGTGTTTGACTGCGTCGACAGGAACGACCCGCGGCCGGTCGCGCCGCTCGGCCACGGCGACCCCTCCGCATTCGCGTGCTTCCGCACGGCGGCTGCCGACGAGGaagccgtctccgccgccgccctGTCAGGCAAGCACAACAGATACTCCTCCGCCGGAGGCGTGCTGGAGGCGCGCAGGTACGTACTGCCGCCGCAGCCTTAATCTCTTCTCTGTTTCTTCAGCTAGTCGGTTCTGGTAAACGCATGGATATGTACTGCCGCAGCGCCGTCGCCGCGTACCTGTCCAGGGAGCTCCCCTACGAGCTCTCGACGGGGGACGTGGTCGTCACGGCCGGCTGCAACCACGCCATCGAGATCATGATGGCCGTGCTGGCGTCGCCGGGCGCCAACGTGCTGCTGCCGAGGCCGGGGTACCCGATGTACGAGTCTCGCGCCGCGCTGTGCGGCCTCGAGTTCCGGCGCTTCGACCTCCTGCCGGAGAAGGAGTGGGAGGTGGACCTCGACGGCGTGGAGGCCCTCGCCGACGAGAACACCGTCGCCATGGTCATCGTCAACCCCAACAACCCATGCGGGTGCGTCTACTCCTACGACCACTTGGCCAAGGTATCCAGCATCTACGCAGACGTCTATGCATTAAAATTTAAGACAAGTAGCGCCAGTAGCTGAGAGtggcgttttggctcctaggtgcatatgcacccattgtcgaaatctAAATTTCTAGAAGTTgaaaaattcgaaacaaaaatcccgcgtgtatatccggacattttatgtgcgttcacaaggtttcggtgaaaaacgacgttttttgtggcttgtgtaaaaaagacaatttctgatgcttcattctaactattcacgaggcatttctttatcttttttacacaagccacaaaaaacgtcgtttttcactgaaaccttgtgaacgcacataaaatgtccggatatacacgcgggatttttgtttcaaattttttaACTTCTCGGAATTtggatttcgacaatgggtgcatatgcacctaggagccaaaggcaattaccgcCAGTAGCTACTTCTTCTTCCTCTGATTAGTTAATACGGAGATATTTCACAGATTGCAGAGACGGCGAGGAAGCTTGGAATCATGGTGATCAGCGACGAAGTGTACGACCACTGCGCGTTCGGGAGCAAGCCGTTCGTGCCGATGGGCGTGTTCGGGGAGATAGCTCCGGTGGTGACCATCGGCGGCATCTCCAAGCGGTGGATGGTGCCCGGCTGGCGCCTTGGCTGGATCGCAGCCACCGATCCCAAGGGGGTCCTCCGGGACAAGAACGTACGTACTACGTACCTTCTTTACCCCAACCAACTTCCAAAATGTGTTCACGGGGGCCGACAGAGAACCTCCTGGTAATTTTCTTCATCAGGTCCTAGAGTCGATCATGAGCTACTGCGCCATCTCGGTGGACGCCGTGACGTTCGTGCAGGGAGCTCTGCCGCAGATCATCGCCAACACGGACAAGGCCTTCTTCGAGAAGGCCATGGACGTGATGAGGGAGGCGGCGGAGATATGCTACCGGAAGGTGGGCGGCATCGAGTGCATCACCTGCCCTCACAAGCCGGAGGGGTCCATGTTCGTCATGGTGAAGCTGGACCTCTCCTGCTTGGACGGCATCGCCGACGACGTCGACTTCTGCACCCAGGTCGCCCGCGAGGAGTCCGTTGTCATTTGCCCAGGtaccgtactactccctccgttccgaactACTTGTCGCTTAAGTGGATGTATGATGTATCTAAcaccatttgagcgacaagtaattcggaacggagagagtacattaTCAATCAAATCAATCATGGATTCGGCTTATTTTGGACTGCTAACTATA
Above is a window of Triticum aestivum cultivar Chinese Spring chromosome 6B, IWGSC CS RefSeq v2.1, whole genome shotgun sequence DNA encoding:
- the LOC123138505 gene encoding nicotianamine aminotransferase 1 isoform X2 — its product is MENGGEAKWRFGAGNPAVQASGRQSLRALVTRVFDCVDRNDPRPVAPLGHGDPSAFACFRTAAADEEAVSAAALSGKHNRYSSAGGVLEARSAVAAYLSRELPYELSTGDVVVTAGCNHAIEIMMAVLASPGANVLLPRPGYPMYESRAALCGLEFRRFDLLPEKEWEVDLDGVEALADENTVAMVIVNPNNPCGCVYSYDHLAKIAETARKLGIMVISDEVYDHCAFGSKPFVPMGVFGEIAPVVTIGGISKRWMVPGWRLGWIAATDPKGVLRDKNVLESIMSYCAISVDAVTFVQGALPQIIANTDKAFFEKAMDVMREAAEICYRKVGGIECITCPHKPEGSMFVMVKLDLSCLDGIADDVDFCTQVAREESVVICPGLLEDGMERVKSFCQRHGKAKELK
- the LOC123138505 gene encoding nicotianamine aminotransferase 1 isoform X1 encodes the protein MENGGEAKWRFGAGNPAVQASGRQSLRALVTRVFDCVDRNDPRPVAPLGHGDPSAFACFRTAAADEEAVSAAALSGKHNRYSSAGGVLEARSAVAAYLSRELPYELSTGDVVVTAGCNHAIEIMMAVLASPGANVLLPRPGYPMYESRAALCGLEFRRFDLLPEKEWEVDLDGVEALADENTVAMVIVNPNNPCGCVYSYDHLAKIAETARKLGIMVISDEVYDHCAFGSKPFVPMGVFGEIAPVVTIGGISKRWMVPGWRLGWIAATDPKGVLRDKNVLESIMSYCAISVDAVTFVQGALPQIIANTDKAFFEKAMDVMREAAEICYRKVGGIECITCPHKPEGSMFVMVKLDLSCLDGIADDVDFCTQVAREESVVICPGSGLGMKNWLRITFAVDPGLLEDGMERVKSFCQRHGKAKELK